One genomic segment of Desulfonatronum thioautotrophicum includes these proteins:
- a CDS encoding monovalent cation/H+ antiporter subunit D family protein, with translation MHEIVTYTSSVPFLAVLVSLAAVPLIYASSNRPNMREFWTLAAAFIKFPLVLSLLPGVMAGEVAEFTIVQISASPDIALKLRADAVGMLFAVVASGLWILTSFYSIGYMRGANEKKQTRYFASFAVCLSATIGIAFSANLLTFLIFYEILSLATYPLVIHKENKEAMRSGRQYLLYAMSAGVVLIAAIGITYSIAGTLDFNPGGIFGGIVLDPVLIKVVFILFIAGVGVKAGIMPLQSWLPAAMVAPTPVSALLHAVAVVKAGVFGVIRVVGFIFGPEVMHEFSLNLILATFSGATVILASLIALNQDDLKRRLAYSTVGHLSYIVLGVALLTPEGFTGGLLHLSNHATTKICLFFCAGAIYVNLHKTKISQLDGIGRVMPWTMGAFTIGALGLAGVPPINAFVSKWFLCQGAMAADQTIILGIFLLSGLLNAAYFFPIVQRAFFRPGGKDLEKHGEASLLMVVPICIVATLSVLLGLQPNLILNMYDLAAGISQSVFQLPAVFIASGVWP, from the coding sequence ATGCACGAAATCGTCACCTATACCTCCTCGGTTCCCTTTCTGGCAGTCCTGGTTTCCCTGGCCGCTGTCCCGCTGATCTATGCCAGCTCCAACCGTCCGAACATGCGTGAGTTCTGGACCTTGGCCGCGGCCTTTATAAAGTTTCCGCTGGTCCTCTCCCTGCTGCCTGGTGTCATGGCCGGAGAGGTGGCGGAATTCACCATTGTCCAAATCTCGGCATCCCCGGATATCGCCCTGAAACTGCGGGCCGACGCCGTGGGCATGCTTTTCGCCGTGGTTGCCTCGGGATTATGGATACTGACGTCATTTTATTCCATCGGGTACATGCGCGGGGCCAACGAAAAGAAGCAGACCCGCTATTTCGCCAGCTTCGCGGTCTGTCTTTCGGCCACCATCGGCATCGCCTTTTCCGCCAATCTGCTCACGTTTCTGATCTTCTACGAAATATTGTCTCTGGCCACCTACCCCCTGGTCATCCACAAGGAAAACAAGGAGGCCATGCGCTCCGGCCGCCAATACCTGCTTTACGCCATGTCCGCCGGCGTAGTGCTCATCGCGGCCATCGGGATCACCTACTCCATTGCCGGCACTTTGGACTTCAACCCCGGCGGTATCTTCGGCGGTATTGTACTGGATCCCGTACTGATCAAGGTGGTCTTCATTCTGTTCATCGCCGGAGTGGGCGTGAAGGCCGGCATCATGCCCCTGCAAAGCTGGTTGCCCGCGGCCATGGTCGCTCCGACACCGGTCTCCGCCCTGCTGCATGCCGTGGCCGTGGTCAAGGCCGGAGTCTTCGGGGTGATCCGAGTTGTCGGCTTCATTTTCGGACCGGAGGTGATGCACGAGTTCAGCCTGAACCTGATCCTGGCGACCTTTTCCGGGGCCACGGTCATTCTGGCCTCCCTCATCGCCCTGAACCAGGACGACCTGAAGCGCCGGTTGGCCTACTCCACTGTCGGGCATCTTTCCTACATTGTTCTCGGCGTGGCACTGCTCACGCCCGAGGGTTTCACCGGCGGGCTGCTGCACCTCTCCAACCATGCAACGACAAAAATATGTCTCTTTTTCTGTGCCGGAGCCATCTACGTCAATTTGCATAAAACCAAGATCTCCCAGTTGGACGGCATCGGCAGGGTAATGCCCTGGACCATGGGAGCGTTCACCATTGGCGCCTTGGGCTTGGCCGGGGTTCCACCCATTAATGCCTTTGTCAGCAAATGGTTTCTCTGTCAGGGGGCCATGGCCGCGGACCAGACCATCATTCTGGGTATTTTTCTGCTCAGCGGCCTGCTCAACGCCGCCTACTTCTTCCCCATTGTCCAGCGGGCCTTTTTCCGACCGGGTGGCAAGGACCTGGAAAAGCACGGCGAAGCCTCGCTCTTGATGGTCGTGCCCATCTGCATCGTGGCCACGTTATCCGTCCTGCTGGGCCTGCAACCCAATTTGATCCTCAACATGTATGACCTTGCTGCCGGGATCTCGCAAAGCGTATTCCAGCTGCCCGCGGTCTTTATCGCCTCAGGAGTCTGGCCATGA
- a CDS encoding Na(+)/H(+) antiporter subunit D, with amino-acid sequence MPIELPPVLVMWLGLIILPLLPKNARPAAFLAFPIAALILVLTIPLGTVVTMPFAHYDLVVLQVTQVSRVFGIIFALIAFFCGVYALHMRETGQQAAALLYAGGALGVTFCGDFFTLLVCWEIMAAGSTYLIWARRTKPSRQAGMRYLLYHLFGGSLLLAGIIVHVQSTGSLLLPENGFAPGESLAAWLMFFGVMINAAMVPLHTWLPDAYPKATITGACVLSAFTTKVAVYVAIVLFPGWPILMIMGVAMAIWGVSYAFLANDIREILSYHIISQVGFMIAAVGIGTELALNGAAAFAFSNILYKTLMFMATGAVLYAVGTSKLSELGALASRMKWVLVLYMVGALSISGFPLFMGFISKTMIITAAGESSAYAIKFLLIFASVGTFLSVGIKLPYYTWYHEEKTHHAHVRPIPTGMFAAMTGVAVLCVVYGIFPGLLYAELPYFMDFTPFTIPLLVETTQILIFTFFGFWLVRAKLTPKDKISLDVDWFYRRLAPYLRRVFISWVNVFFDTAERLSFRFADFVSLLSSDPMHVLRTMHRPLRDFDADADRPPLSTPITLTLLVTVAVAAWSLWR; translated from the coding sequence ATGCCCATTGAACTGCCTCCGGTTCTTGTCATGTGGCTGGGGCTGATCATTCTGCCCCTATTGCCCAAGAACGCCCGTCCCGCGGCCTTTCTTGCCTTTCCCATCGCCGCGCTGATCCTCGTATTGACCATTCCCTTGGGGACCGTGGTCACCATGCCCTTTGCCCATTACGATCTGGTTGTTCTTCAGGTTACACAGGTCAGCCGGGTATTCGGAATCATTTTTGCCCTCATTGCATTTTTCTGTGGGGTCTACGCCCTGCATATGCGTGAAACCGGACAGCAGGCCGCTGCCTTGCTTTACGCTGGTGGCGCATTGGGTGTGACCTTTTGCGGCGACTTCTTCACCCTGCTGGTCTGCTGGGAAATCATGGCTGCCGGCTCCACCTATCTGATCTGGGCACGTCGCACCAAGCCCTCGCGGCAGGCAGGCATGCGCTACCTGCTGTACCACCTGTTTGGCGGCAGTCTTCTGCTGGCGGGCATTATCGTCCATGTCCAATCGACCGGATCGCTCTTGTTGCCGGAAAACGGATTTGCACCAGGTGAATCCCTTGCAGCCTGGCTGATGTTTTTCGGCGTGATGATCAACGCGGCCATGGTTCCCCTGCACACCTGGTTGCCGGATGCCTATCCCAAGGCAACCATTACCGGAGCATGCGTCCTCAGTGCGTTCACCACCAAGGTCGCTGTCTATGTGGCCATTGTCCTCTTTCCCGGCTGGCCGATCCTGATGATCATGGGTGTGGCCATGGCGATCTGGGGGGTAAGTTACGCGTTTTTAGCCAACGATATCCGAGAGATTCTTTCCTATCACATCATCAGTCAGGTGGGGTTCATGATCGCCGCTGTGGGCATCGGTACGGAACTGGCCCTGAATGGTGCGGCGGCCTTCGCCTTCAGCAATATTCTCTACAAGACCCTGATGTTCATGGCCACTGGAGCCGTTCTGTACGCGGTGGGCACCAGCAAGCTCAGCGAGCTGGGTGCTTTGGCCTCGCGAATGAAGTGGGTGCTGGTTTTGTACATGGTCGGAGCCCTGTCCATATCCGGCTTTCCTCTGTTCATGGGCTTCATCAGCAAGACCATGATCATCACCGCCGCTGGAGAGAGCTCTGCCTACGCCATCAAGTTTCTGCTGATTTTCGCTTCCGTGGGCACGTTTCTCTCCGTTGGCATCAAGCTGCCCTACTATACCTGGTATCATGAAGAGAAAACGCATCACGCACATGTGCGACCGATCCCCACGGGAATGTTCGCCGCCATGACCGGCGTGGCCGTGCTCTGTGTGGTTTACGGTATCTTTCCCGGACTGCTGTATGCTGAACTGCCCTATTTCATGGACTTTACTCCGTTTACCATCCCCTTGCTGGTGGAAACCACCCAGATCCTCATTTTTACCTTTTTTGGATTCTGGCTGGTTCGGGCCAAGTTGACCCCCAAGGACAAGATTTCCCTGGACGTTGACTGGTTCTATCGTCGCTTGGCTCCCTATCTGCGCCGGGTCTTCATCAGCTGGGTGAATGTCTTTTTCGACACCGCGGAACGGCTGAGCTTTCGCTTTGCCGACTTCGTATCCCTGCTGTCTTCTGACCCTATGCATGTCCTGCGCACCATGCACCGTCCGCTCCGTGACTTTGACGCGGATGCCGACCGCCCTCCTTTGAGCACGCCTATAACACTGACGCTGCTGGTCACGGTGGCCGTGGCGGCTTGGAGCCTCTGGCGCTGA
- the hisD gene encoding histidinol dehydrogenase, with protein sequence MPCRELRYTSRADWPTLNDWLKGRWNPDLSMEHQVREILRQVQDKGDAALVDYTRRFDCSDFQEDWIRVPAADLTSALASIPAEDLTILKTAIDNVRQFHEQQLQRSWFQTKPDGTVLGQMVRPVERVGLYVPGGQGGTTPLVSSLIMNAVPAQVAGVDAVAVVSPPRADGTLDAYILATAALLGICEVYRLGSAWSVAALAFGTRSIPPVDVIAGPGNIYVTTAKRLLVGQVGIDMIAGPSEIAILADESANPEWVAADLLSQAEHDPLAASILVSDSPSLLENVKMALTRQLALLPRAETAKVSLTDWGALIAVPDIPIGAELINLLAPEHLELCVDDPWQLLGLIRNAGAVFMGHHCPEPIGDYFAGPNHVLPTMGTARFASGLSVDNFIKKSNIIATSCGYVAKHGQAVARLASLEGLDAHARSVVCRNV encoded by the coding sequence TTGCCGTGCCGTGAACTGCGTTATACCTCCAGAGCCGACTGGCCAACCTTGAATGATTGGCTCAAGGGACGCTGGAACCCGGACCTTTCCATGGAACACCAGGTTCGGGAGATCTTGCGTCAGGTTCAGGACAAAGGTGATGCGGCTCTGGTGGACTACACCCGTCGCTTTGACTGTTCCGATTTTCAAGAAGATTGGATTCGCGTTCCCGCGGCTGATCTGACCTCGGCCCTGGCATCCATTCCCGCTGAAGATCTCACTATTCTGAAGACCGCCATCGACAATGTGCGGCAGTTCCATGAGCAACAGCTCCAGCGATCCTGGTTCCAGACCAAGCCGGATGGCACCGTCCTCGGCCAGATGGTCCGTCCAGTAGAGCGTGTAGGGCTCTACGTTCCCGGCGGCCAGGGAGGTACCACCCCTTTGGTTTCCAGCCTGATCATGAACGCCGTACCGGCTCAGGTCGCTGGAGTTGACGCCGTTGCCGTTGTTTCTCCGCCCCGTGCCGATGGAACCCTGGATGCCTACATCCTGGCCACAGCTGCCCTGCTGGGTATCTGCGAAGTCTATCGCCTGGGGAGTGCCTGGTCTGTTGCCGCCTTGGCCTTTGGCACGCGAAGCATACCACCGGTGGACGTCATTGCCGGACCAGGAAACATCTACGTAACGACTGCCAAGCGCTTACTTGTCGGCCAGGTGGGCATCGACATGATCGCCGGCCCGAGTGAGATCGCCATCCTGGCCGATGAGTCCGCCAATCCGGAGTGGGTGGCCGCGGATCTGCTTTCCCAGGCCGAGCACGATCCCTTGGCTGCTTCCATTCTTGTTTCCGATAGCCCTTCATTGCTGGAAAACGTCAAAATGGCCCTTACCCGACAACTGGCCTTACTCCCACGGGCGGAAACCGCCAAGGTCTCGCTGACTGACTGGGGAGCCTTGATTGCCGTGCCGGACATTCCCATAGGCGCCGAGCTGATCAATCTCTTGGCTCCGGAACACCTGGAGCTCTGTGTTGACGATCCTTGGCAACTTTTGGGATTGATTCGCAACGCCGGGGCTGTGTTCATGGGCCATCACTGTCCGGAACCCATTGGTGACTACTTCGCCGGACCGAATCACGTCCTGCCCACAATGGGCACGGCCCGTTTTGCCTCTGGGCTGTCGGTGGACAATTTTATAAAGAAGTCCAATATCATTGCTACATCCTGTGGGTACGTTGCCAAGCATGGTCAGGCCGTTGCCCGCCTGGCGTCCCTGGAAGGGCTGGACGCGCATGCGCGCTCCGTAGTCTGCCGCAACGTTTGA
- a CDS encoding phosphoribosylaminoimidazolesuccinocarboxamide synthase: MEILKNTFIPEIKLVSRGKVRDIYEISSETLLIVTTDRMSAFDVVLPDPIPYKGVVLNQITLFWMDRMRSIVPNHLLATDVADFPSILRPHAGQLAGRSVLARKAKPVPLECIVRGYISGSGWKDYQASGMICGHQLPQGLVESQELVPPLFTPSTKAEMGEHDENISTARAAKILGQDRFAEVKRLSMKIYSQARDYAQSLGIIIADTKFEFGLVDDQLLLIDEVLTPDSSRFWPRDGYVPGHSQPSFDKQFLRDWLTQSGWNKQAPGPNLPPDIVQQTCDRYLDAYAILTGHRLELP; encoded by the coding sequence ATGGAAATTCTGAAAAACACCTTCATTCCCGAAATAAAACTTGTTTCCCGCGGCAAGGTTCGGGATATTTACGAAATTTCTTCGGAAACTCTGCTGATCGTGACGACAGACCGCATGTCCGCCTTTGATGTGGTGTTACCTGATCCGATCCCCTATAAGGGCGTCGTTCTGAACCAGATCACCCTGTTTTGGATGGATCGGATGCGCAGTATTGTCCCTAACCACCTACTGGCCACGGATGTTGCCGACTTTCCGTCGATCCTCCGCCCTCACGCCGGCCAGTTGGCAGGTCGATCCGTGCTGGCACGCAAGGCAAAACCAGTGCCGTTGGAGTGCATCGTGCGCGGCTATATCTCCGGATCCGGCTGGAAAGACTACCAAGCCTCCGGCATGATCTGCGGACACCAGCTTCCCCAGGGACTTGTGGAGTCCCAGGAACTGGTGCCACCGCTGTTCACTCCCTCCACCAAGGCTGAAATGGGTGAACATGATGAAAACATCAGTACGGCCCGGGCCGCGAAAATTCTTGGCCAAGATCGCTTTGCGGAAGTGAAACGTCTTTCCATGAAAATCTACTCTCAAGCCAGGGATTATGCCCAAAGCCTTGGGATCATCATTGCGGACACCAAGTTCGAGTTCGGCCTTGTTGACGACCAACTGTTGCTTATTGACGAGGTCCTGACGCCGGACTCTTCCCGATTCTGGCCTCGGGACGGCTACGTTCCCGGTCACTCCCAGCCCAGCTTTGATAAACAATTTCTCCGGGATTGGCTGACCCAAAGCGGATGGAACAAGCAAGCGCCGGGGCCGAACCTCCCCCCGGACATTGTCCAGCAGACGTGCGACCGTTACCTGGACGCCTACGCCATACTTACCGGCCACCGCCTGGAACTCCCCTGA
- a CDS encoding enoyl-ACP reductase FabI has product MLVSGKKALIFGVANDRSIAYAIAKIFKDQGASIALNYVNDAIRKRVEPISEELGGEFIFPCDVTNDAEITSAAEIVAEKWGGVDILVHSVAFANREDLAGRYVDTSRAGFALALDVSCYSLVALCRAFEPKMSEGGSVMALSYYGAEKVIPNYNVMGVAKASLEASVRYLSVDMGERGVRVNAISSGPLKTLASSGISGMKQIFKHVEERAPLKRNVTQEDAAGLALFLASDFSTCITGETIYVDAGYNIMGM; this is encoded by the coding sequence ATGCTCGTATCCGGAAAAAAAGCACTGATTTTTGGGGTGGCCAATGACCGTAGCATTGCCTATGCCATTGCCAAAATCTTCAAGGATCAAGGTGCTTCCATCGCTCTGAACTATGTGAATGACGCCATTCGCAAACGCGTCGAGCCCATCAGCGAGGAACTGGGCGGAGAATTCATTTTCCCCTGCGACGTCACTAACGATGCGGAAATCACCTCGGCCGCGGAAATTGTTGCCGAAAAATGGGGCGGCGTGGATATCCTTGTCCATTCCGTTGCCTTTGCCAACCGGGAAGACTTGGCCGGACGTTATGTTGATACTTCCCGAGCCGGCTTTGCCCTGGCCCTGGATGTGTCCTGCTACTCTTTGGTTGCCCTGTGTCGGGCGTTTGAGCCAAAGATGTCCGAAGGCGGCTCGGTCATGGCCCTCAGCTACTATGGAGCGGAGAAGGTTATCCCGAACTACAACGTCATGGGGGTGGCCAAGGCCTCTTTGGAAGCCAGCGTCCGCTATCTCTCCGTGGACATGGGCGAACGGGGAGTCCGGGTCAACGCGATCAGTTCCGGCCCATTGAAAACCCTCGCCTCATCAGGCATTTCCGGAATGAAACAGATCTTCAAGCATGTTGAAGAACGCGCTCCCCTTAAACGCAACGTGACCCAGGAAGATGCTGCCGGCTTGGCCTTGTTTTTGGCCTCGGACTTCTCCACCTGCATCACCGGGGAAACCATCTACGTGGACGCAGGCTACAACATCATGGGCATGTGA
- the lpxK gene encoding tetraacyldisaccharide 4'-kinase, with protein sequence MPGDKQLRTGTIFSSHIKPYCMRFLSIPAAMYRAMMALRATMYARSFFSAWRPPRPCISVGNIRWGGTGKTPICAWLLAWAAERNRQCVLLTRGYRAHPPRLPFHVKPDASPQKAGDEPLLLARTFPASKIVVDPKRSRAGKWAWASWQPDLFLLDDGLQHMAVARDINLVLLTLPDLENDWNKVVPSGPWREGPSALSRADAYLIKLPDPVMATPSLQKKIAIRLGEYAKPTFFFGPQPVGLTNLHTGEHRSNLPEQAAGRYTLFSGVADPLSVEHTATNFLGGRPARFDVFADHASYSAARIAQLARNAAAAHANHLVCTAKDAVKIQVALPPEQGPHWWCLDMTVWFAPFSDTGPRFEDWLEQRIAQA encoded by the coding sequence GTGCCAGGTGACAAACAGCTCCGCACGGGCACGATCTTTTCCAGCCATATCAAGCCATATTGCATGCGCTTTCTCTCCATTCCGGCCGCAATGTACCGGGCCATGATGGCCCTGCGCGCCACCATGTATGCCCGGAGCTTTTTTTCGGCATGGCGGCCTCCCCGGCCGTGCATCAGCGTGGGGAATATTCGCTGGGGAGGAACCGGAAAAACCCCGATCTGCGCCTGGCTGCTCGCCTGGGCCGCGGAACGAAACAGGCAATGCGTTCTCCTGACTCGCGGTTACAGAGCCCATCCCCCGCGCCTCCCGTTTCACGTCAAACCGGATGCCTCGCCCCAAAAAGCTGGAGACGAGCCACTGCTTCTGGCCCGTACCTTTCCGGCATCCAAAATTGTCGTGGATCCGAAACGGAGCCGCGCCGGGAAATGGGCCTGGGCTTCCTGGCAACCGGACCTTTTTCTCCTGGATGACGGCCTGCAGCATATGGCGGTGGCCCGAGACATCAACCTGGTACTCCTGACCCTTCCGGACCTTGAAAACGACTGGAACAAGGTCGTGCCCAGCGGCCCCTGGCGCGAGGGACCGTCCGCCCTGTCCCGTGCGGACGCCTACCTCATCAAGCTGCCGGACCCGGTCATGGCAACCCCGTCACTCCAGAAAAAAATTGCGATCCGCCTCGGGGAGTATGCCAAGCCAACCTTTTTTTTCGGTCCGCAACCAGTGGGTTTGACCAATCTCCATACCGGTGAACATCGGAGCAACCTGCCTGAGCAGGCCGCGGGGCGCTATACCCTGTTCAGTGGCGTTGCAGATCCCTTGTCCGTGGAACATACAGCCACGAATTTCCTGGGTGGTCGGCCCGCCCGCTTCGACGTTTTTGCCGATCATGCCTCGTATTCCGCTGCAAGGATCGCTCAGCTTGCCCGAAATGCCGCGGCGGCGCATGCGAACCATCTGGTCTGTACAGCCAAAGATGCCGTCAAGATCCAAGTTGCCCTGCCACCAGAACAGGGTCCGCATTGGTGGTGTCTGGACATGACGGTCTGGTTCGCGCCGTTCAGCGATACCGGTCCCCGATTCGAGGATTGGCTGGAACAACGGATAGCCCAGGCATGA
- a CDS encoding ABC transporter permease, translating to MPLSPLNQRRWANFRKNRRGYWSLWIFLALFLTTLGAEFIANEKPLLIRYDSQWFFPIFQVYPETAFGGDFPTEAYYRDPFVADLIREKGWMLWPPVAYSHRTVNFDLPVPAPSPPTWENLLGTDDQGRDVLARVIYGFRISVLFGLLLTLSSTVIGITAGAVQGYFGGWTDLLFQRFMEIWSGLPLLYLIIILSAMIEPTFWWLLLIMLLFSWMALVGVVRAEFLRTRNFDYVRAARALGVGNLTIMFRHILPNAMVATLTFLPFILNGSITTLTSLDFLGFGLPPGSPSLGELLAQGKANLHAPWLGITAFVVLAVMLSLLIFIGEAARDAFDPRKKVQ from the coding sequence ATGCCGTTAAGCCCCCTTAACCAGCGCCGCTGGGCCAATTTTCGCAAGAATCGGCGCGGCTATTGGTCGCTTTGGATTTTTCTGGCCCTGTTCCTGACCACTTTGGGCGCGGAATTCATCGCCAATGAAAAGCCGCTGCTGATCCGCTACGATTCCCAGTGGTTCTTCCCCATTTTCCAGGTCTATCCGGAAACGGCCTTTGGTGGAGATTTTCCAACAGAAGCCTATTACCGCGACCCCTTCGTGGCCGATCTGATCCGGGAAAAGGGCTGGATGCTTTGGCCACCCGTCGCCTACAGCCATCGAACCGTGAATTTTGACCTGCCTGTTCCCGCCCCATCACCGCCCACCTGGGAGAATCTGCTGGGCACCGACGACCAGGGACGGGACGTCCTGGCGCGGGTCATCTACGGATTTCGGATTTCAGTACTCTTCGGGCTGCTCCTGACCCTCTCCAGCACGGTTATCGGCATCACCGCCGGTGCGGTACAAGGCTACTTCGGCGGCTGGACAGACCTGCTTTTCCAACGATTTATGGAAATTTGGTCCGGCCTGCCCCTCCTTTACCTGATCATCATCCTCTCAGCCATGATCGAGCCGACTTTTTGGTGGCTGCTGCTGATCATGCTGCTCTTTTCCTGGATGGCCCTGGTGGGTGTGGTTCGGGCCGAATTTTTGCGCACCCGCAACTTTGACTATGTTCGAGCGGCCCGGGCTCTGGGTGTCGGCAATTTGACCATCATGTTCCGGCACATCCTTCCCAATGCCATGGTGGCCACCCTGACCTTCCTGCCCTTCATCCTCAACGGTTCCATCACCACCCTGACGTCACTGGATTTCCTGGGCTTCGGCCTGCCGCCCGGATCGCCCTCCCTGGGAGAACTCCTGGCCCAAGGCAAGGCCAACCTCCACGCTCCCTGGCTGGGCATCACCGCGTTTGTGGTCCTGGCGGTTATGCTCAGCCTGTTGATCTTCATCGGCGAAGCAGCCAGGGACGCCTTTGATCCCAGAAAAAAAGTGCAGTAG
- a CDS encoding ABC transporter ATP-binding protein produces MSSPAPLLHVSDLSVSFRGSGTVVHAVQNVGFTLRKGRTMALVGESGSGKSVTALSLVQLLPYPLAFHPSGSILLEGLELLGASEEMLRTIRGGRIGMIFQEPLSSLNPLHTVEKQIVETLRLHQKMPGNHARERAVELLELVGLDDPGRKLSSWPHQLSGGQCQRVMIAMALANKPDLLIADEPTTALDVTIQAQVLALLKDLRHRLGMAMLLITHDLQIVRKNADDVCVMQQGQIVESGPVHQVFAEPQHPYTKRLLEAEPKKGPEDKPASTEPVLTAGDVAVWFPIKKGLLKRTKGYVKAVNGVNLQLYPGRTLGVVGESGSGKTTLGLALLRLIISRGRIVFQGREIDTLPPRLLRPLRRNMQIVFQDPYGSLNPRMSISQIIGEGLIVHRLGRTLQERDALIATALEEVGLSPESRHRYPHEFSGGQRQRIAIARAMILKPELLVLDEPTSALDMSVQAQIVDLLQNLQREHQTAYLFISHDLRVVRALSHEILVMRNGQMVEHGSAQDIVTRPRHPYTRTLMAAAFDLETPPTGQQAPQDIDAPTI; encoded by the coding sequence ATGTCTTCTCCTGCTCCTCTGCTCCACGTCAGTGACCTGTCCGTCTCGTTTCGCGGTTCAGGGACCGTTGTCCACGCCGTACAAAATGTCGGCTTCACCTTGCGCAAGGGCCGGACCATGGCCTTGGTGGGAGAGTCAGGTTCCGGAAAGTCGGTCACGGCACTTTCCCTGGTCCAACTGCTGCCCTATCCCCTGGCCTTTCACCCCTCCGGATCCATTTTGCTGGAAGGGCTGGAATTGCTGGGCGCTTCCGAGGAAATGCTGCGTACAATCCGTGGAGGCCGCATTGGGATGATCTTTCAGGAACCACTCAGTTCTCTCAATCCCTTGCACACGGTGGAAAAGCAGATCGTGGAAACCTTGCGCCTGCACCAGAAAATGCCGGGAAACCATGCCAGGGAGCGGGCGGTGGAACTTCTGGAACTGGTTGGCCTGGATGACCCTGGCCGGAAGCTGTCTTCTTGGCCTCACCAGCTCTCCGGGGGTCAGTGCCAGCGAGTGATGATCGCCATGGCTCTGGCCAACAAACCGGATCTACTCATTGCCGATGAACCGACGACAGCCCTGGATGTGACGATCCAGGCCCAAGTGCTTGCCCTGCTTAAGGATCTGCGCCACCGTCTGGGCATGGCCATGCTCCTGATCACCCATGATCTGCAGATCGTGCGCAAAAATGCCGACGATGTCTGCGTGATGCAACAAGGACAAATTGTTGAATCCGGTCCGGTGCATCAGGTTTTCGCTGAACCACAACACCCATATACCAAACGCCTCCTGGAGGCCGAGCCCAAGAAAGGCCCGGAAGACAAACCCGCCTCCACGGAGCCGGTGCTCACGGCGGGCGACGTCGCCGTCTGGTTTCCAATCAAGAAAGGTCTGCTCAAGCGAACCAAGGGGTACGTCAAGGCAGTGAACGGGGTGAACCTTCAGCTTTACCCCGGCCGCACCCTGGGGGTTGTCGGTGAATCCGGCTCAGGCAAGACCACCTTGGGGCTGGCTTTGCTGCGCCTGATCATCTCCAGGGGACGCATCGTCTTCCAGGGCCGGGAGATCGATACGTTGCCCCCGCGCCTGCTGCGTCCGCTCAGACGGAATATGCAGATTGTTTTCCAGGACCCTTACGGCAGCCTCAACCCCCGGATGTCCATTTCCCAAATCATTGGCGAAGGACTGATCGTTCATCGGTTGGGTCGCACTCTCCAGGAACGGGACGCACTCATTGCCACGGCTTTGGAGGAAGTCGGGCTGTCTCCGGAAAGTCGCCACCGTTATCCCCACGAATTTTCCGGCGGCCAACGCCAGCGCATCGCCATTGCCCGAGCCATGATCCTCAAGCCGGAGCTGCTGGTCCTGGATGAGCCAACCTCAGCCTTGGACATGTCCGTCCAGGCCCAGATCGTCGACTTGCTCCAAAACCTGCAACGCGAACACCAAACCGCCTACCTGTTCATCAGCCATGACTTGCGGGTCGTCCGAGCCTTGAGCCATGAAATCCTGGTCATGCGAAACGGACAGATGGTCGAGCATGGATCTGCCCAGGATATCGTTACCCGGCCCAGGCATCCCTATACACGGACTTTGATGGCGGCCGCGTTCGACCTGGAAACACCACCTACCGGACAGCAGGCCCCCCAGGACATTGATGCACCCACGATTTGA
- a CDS encoding nitroreductase family protein, whose product MTLRELVSRTRSFRRFYENHLLSLTTLEDLVDTARLTASAANLQPLRYMISVDPQVNAQIFAHLAWAAYLKDWNGPQEGERPAGYIVVLGDERHSKTSAWDLGIAAQTILLGATEMGLGGCMICSIKKDALAESLDSPPGFEILMVIALGRPKEKIVLERLVEQGNIQYWRDDKGVHHVPKRDLDSIVLRRFGDR is encoded by the coding sequence ATGACCCTGCGAGAGCTTGTTTCCAGAACCCGCAGCTTTCGGCGTTTTTACGAGAACCACCTGCTCTCGCTGACAACACTGGAAGACCTGGTGGACACGGCTCGATTAACCGCATCAGCAGCCAATCTCCAGCCTTTGCGTTACATGATCAGTGTGGATCCCCAGGTCAATGCCCAAATTTTTGCCCACTTGGCCTGGGCGGCCTACCTCAAGGACTGGAATGGTCCGCAGGAAGGAGAGCGTCCAGCCGGATACATCGTCGTCCTTGGTGATGAGCGGCATTCCAAGACGTCTGCCTGGGATTTGGGCATCGCCGCTCAGACCATTCTCCTGGGTGCGACGGAAATGGGGTTGGGGGGGTGCATGATATGCTCCATCAAAAAAGACGCGCTGGCTGAGAGCTTGGACTCTCCGCCGGGATTTGAGATTTTGATGGTCATTGCCTTGGGTCGCCCCAAAGAAAAGATCGTGCTTGAACGCCTGGTCGAGCAAGGAAACATCCAATACTGGCGAGACGACAAGGGTGTCCATCACGTTCCCAAGCGTGACCTGGATTCCATTGTGCTGCGTCGTTTCGGCGATCGTTGA